Proteins from a single region of Hordeum vulgare subsp. vulgare chromosome 6H, MorexV3_pseudomolecules_assembly, whole genome shotgun sequence:
- the LOC123406349 gene encoding FAM10 family protein At4g22670, whose translation MDPSKLGELRSFVDACKKDPSILADPALAFFRDYLASLGAQLPAAAAGAKHKPAPKATSMDDIDDDDEEEEEDDQDMRDPTPEPDELDEDIVESDLDLDDDGVVQPDHDDAPQKMGDSSVEVTEENRDASQEAKGQAMEAMSEGKLEEAVEHLTKAILLNPTSAIMYGTRASVFIKMKKPAAAIRDANAALEINPDSAKGYKTRGMANAMLGKWEEAARDLHAASNIDYDDEINAVLKKVEPNAHKIVEHRRKYDRLRKEREEKKAERDRLRRRAEAQAAYDKAKRKEESSSRSSGGMPGGMPGGFPFPGGMGGMPGGFPGGMPGGFPGGMGGMPGGMGGGFPGGMGGGMPAGMGGGMPAGMGGGMPAGMGGGMPGMGGGRGMGGGMPGAGGAPGNVDMGDILNDPDLMSAFGDPEVMAALQDVMSNPANLAKHQANPKVGPIIAKMMAKMNGNR comes from the exons ATGGATCCGTCCAAGCTGGGCGAGCTGCGGTCCTTCGTCGACGCCTGCAAAAAGGACCCCTCCATCCTCGCCGACCCCGCCCTCGCCTTCTTCCGCGACTACCTCGCCTCCCTCGGCGCACaactccccgccgccgccgccggagccaaGCACAAGCCCGCGCCCAAG GCCACCTCCATggacgacatcgacgacgacgacgaggaggaggaggaggacgaccaggacATGCGCGACCCCACCCCCGAGCCCGACGAGCTCGACGAGGACATCGTCGAGTCCGACCTCGACCTCGACGACGACGGCGTCGTACAGCCCGACCACGACGACGCGCCCCAAAAG ATGGGTGACTCTTCTGTTGAGGTGACCGAGGAGAACCGTGACGCCTCCCAGGAAGCAAAGGGCCAGGCAATGGAAGCAATGTCAGAAG GGAAACTGGAAGAGGCCGTCGAGCATCTCACCAAGGCTATACTGCTGAATCCAACCTCGGCAATCATGTATGGTACCAGAG CATCTGTGTTTATCAAAATGAAGAAGCCTGCTGCTGCCATCCGTGATGCGAATGCTGCTCTAGAG ATCAACCCAGACTCTGCAAAGGGCTACAAGACCCGTGGAATGGCTAATGCCATGCTTGGCAAGTGGGAGGAAGCTGCTCGTGATCTGCATGCCGCGTCAAACATTGACTATGATGATGAGATCAATGCTGTCCTCAAGAAG GTGGAGCCTAATGCACACAAGATAGTGGAGCATCGCAGGAAGTATGATAGGctgaggaaagagagggaggagaagaaagCTGAGCGTGACAGGCTTCGCCGTCGTGCCGAGGCGCAG GCTGCTTATGATAAGGCCAAGAGGAAGGAAGAATCATCAAGCCGCTCATCAGGAGGCATGCCTGGTGGAATGCCCGGTGGCTTCCCATTCCCAGGAGGCATGGGTGGAATGCCTGGTGGCTTCCCTGGAGGAATGCCTGGTGGTTTCCCTGGAGGTATGGGTGGTATGCCTGGAGGAATGGGGGGTGGTTTCCCTGGAGGAATGGGTGGAGGTATGCCCGCAGGAATGGGAGGTGGTATGCCCGCAGGAATGGGAGGCGGTATGCCTGCAGGAATGGGAGGTGGTATGCCTGGAATGGGCGGTGGTAGAGGAATGGGAGGTGGTATGCCTGGAGCTGGAGGTGCTCCCGGTAATGTTGATATGGGTGACATCTTGAAT GACCCTGACCTGATGTCAGCATTTGGTGACCCAGAGGTTATGGCGGCCCTTCAAGATG TGATGAGCAACCCTGCCAACTTGGCCAAGCACCAGGCCAACCCGAAGGTGGGACCCATCATCGCCAAGATGATGGCCAAGATGAACGGGAACCGGTGA